One window from the genome of Natrialba magadii ATCC 43099 encodes:
- a CDS encoding type 1 glutamine amidotransferase, with amino-acid sequence MTYVRIAVLNAAHEDANTTRNFRRELDASLAEFDVTEGELPTHFEFDALVVTGSRSSVYWDEEWIDATKEWVSEALSRNLPALGICWGHQLLADVLGGTVEDMGSYEVGYSEIEHHGNSRLFEGISQSFTAFTSHADEVSALPPGATPLAENHYSNHGFRKDRVFGVQFHPEYDQKTARELVRRKELDDERRDAVLAEITDENYEAACEAKLVFENFVEYVRELTAEESQTPSATNDDGDSSEPVGHSD; translated from the coding sequence ATGACGTACGTCCGTATTGCCGTCCTGAACGCGGCTCACGAGGACGCGAACACGACGCGAAACTTCCGGCGCGAACTCGACGCCTCCCTGGCCGAGTTCGACGTTACGGAAGGCGAGCTTCCGACGCACTTCGAGTTCGACGCACTCGTCGTCACGGGCTCGCGATCGTCTGTGTACTGGGATGAGGAGTGGATCGATGCCACGAAGGAGTGGGTGAGCGAGGCGCTCAGTCGAAACCTGCCCGCGCTTGGTATCTGTTGGGGGCACCAGCTACTGGCCGACGTGCTCGGCGGTACCGTCGAGGATATGGGGTCCTACGAGGTGGGCTACAGCGAAATCGAACACCACGGCAACTCACGGCTGTTCGAGGGCATCTCCCAGTCGTTCACGGCCTTCACCAGCCACGCCGACGAAGTCTCGGCACTCCCGCCCGGTGCGACGCCGCTCGCCGAGAACCACTACTCGAACCACGGCTTCCGCAAGGACCGCGTCTTCGGCGTCCAGTTCCACCCCGAGTACGACCAGAAAACCGCTCGCGAACTCGTCCGTCGCAAGGAGTTAGACGACGAGCGACGCGACGCCGTCCTCGCGGAGATCACCGACGAGAACTACGAAGCCGCCTGCGAGGCGAAACTCGTCTTCGAGAACTTCGTCGAGTACGTCCGCGAGCTGACCGCTGAAGAATCGCAGACACCGAGTGCAACGAACGACGACGGAGACAGCTCAGAACCGGTCGGACACTCCGACTAA
- a CDS encoding aspartate aminotransferase family protein produces MSGFVFSEKPISIATGEGATLTAENGTDYLDFGASYACTPTGHCHPDVVEAVQKQAGELLYVQGSYPVQARADLHEKLGALAPDGIENVWLCNSGTEANEAALKFARSATDGTKIVAAKRAFHGRTAGTLSATWKPKYKKPFEPLLEDQVEFVTYGDAGELESAVDDDTAAVILEPIQGEGGIHPAPQDYLETAREATEATDTALIFDEIQTGIGRTGEFWACEGSGVTPDILTTAKGIASGLPMGATLCADWIAEASGPHGSTFSGNPLVSAAANATLDVVVEEDLPGNAAEIGGYLQDELAALDVPLRDVRGEGLLLGVEVKRGANGVLRDLALEHQILALPAGRSVVRLLPPLVVDEAAADQVVTALADVLAPEAEAQAES; encoded by the coding sequence ATGAGCGGATTCGTCTTCTCCGAGAAACCGATCAGCATCGCAACCGGCGAGGGCGCGACGCTCACCGCCGAGAACGGCACCGACTATCTGGACTTCGGCGCGAGCTACGCCTGTACGCCAACCGGCCACTGCCATCCGGACGTGGTCGAGGCAGTCCAGAAGCAGGCCGGCGAACTGCTGTACGTGCAGGGTTCCTATCCCGTCCAGGCGCGTGCTGATCTCCACGAGAAACTGGGGGCACTCGCACCCGACGGCATCGAAAACGTCTGGCTCTGTAACTCCGGTACCGAGGCCAACGAGGCCGCGCTGAAGTTCGCCAGGAGCGCCACCGACGGCACGAAGATCGTTGCCGCCAAGCGCGCCTTCCACGGCCGCACCGCCGGCACCCTGTCGGCGACCTGGAAACCCAAGTACAAGAAGCCGTTCGAGCCGTTGCTCGAGGACCAGGTCGAGTTTGTGACGTACGGTGATGCAGGGGAACTCGAGTCCGCCGTCGACGACGACACCGCGGCGGTGATTCTCGAACCGATTCAGGGCGAGGGTGGCATCCATCCCGCACCACAGGACTACCTCGAGACGGCGCGTGAGGCCACCGAGGCGACCGATACTGCACTGATCTTCGACGAAATACAGACCGGAATTGGCCGTACGGGCGAGTTCTGGGCCTGCGAGGGCTCCGGCGTGACGCCCGACATCCTGACGACCGCGAAGGGAATCGCGAGCGGGCTTCCGATGGGCGCGACGCTCTGTGCGGATTGGATCGCAGAGGCGTCTGGCCCACACGGCTCGACGTTCTCTGGCAACCCCCTCGTTTCGGCTGCAGCGAACGCCACGCTCGACGTGGTCGTCGAGGAGGATCTGCCGGGGAACGCCGCCGAAATCGGCGGCTACCTGCAGGACGAACTCGCCGCGCTCGACGTGCCGCTCCGGGACGTTCGCGGCGAGGGCCTGCTGCTCGGCGTCGAGGTGAAACGCGGGGCGAACGGCGTGCTTCGCGACCTCGCACTCGAGCACCAGATTCTCGCGCTGCCGGCCGGTCGTTCGGTCGTTCGCCTGCTGCCGCCGCTCGTGGTCGACGAGGCGGCCGCAGACCAGGTTGTGACGGCGCTCGCGGACGTGCTCGCGCCCGAAGCCGAGGCGCAGGCGGAGTCATGA
- a CDS encoding A24 family peptidase C-terminal domain-containing protein, which produces MSLAFISATGPDLLRLLALPVFAWTAVRDIKTRRVSSTVWIPLTVLGAILLVWDGWLAWHAGAVGWSHQFIYEFVVPATVSLGLVVPIAYLFWWFGGFGGADAKALLVLALLFPTLPSYTIGSWSFPLVETPIGTFSFTILTNAVIVALAIPLLLAIRNAASGRIRREMFLGWPIAWERLPETPGWLMEEPNGTTSRGLDLDALRMYLRWRGCTLEKLRTDPEHYRDPATLPAEPNPPTDGAVAVETDGGVSAAAPETGDGDATERSPPEPNEDVPSGATTDDPWGAESFLEDIEGTAYGTTPDQLRAGLETITTKETVWISPGTPFLVPIFLGMLLAVLYGDLLFGVLGLF; this is translated from the coding sequence GTGTCACTCGCGTTCATCTCGGCGACGGGGCCCGATCTCCTTCGGCTCCTCGCCCTCCCCGTCTTCGCCTGGACCGCCGTTCGCGACATCAAAACGAGGCGTGTCTCGAGTACCGTCTGGATTCCGCTCACCGTTCTCGGCGCGATCTTGCTCGTCTGGGACGGCTGGCTCGCCTGGCACGCAGGTGCTGTCGGCTGGTCCCACCAGTTCATCTACGAGTTCGTCGTGCCGGCGACGGTGAGCCTGGGGCTCGTCGTCCCGATCGCGTATCTCTTCTGGTGGTTCGGCGGCTTCGGCGGTGCCGACGCGAAGGCATTGCTCGTGCTCGCCCTGCTGTTCCCGACGCTGCCGTCGTATACGATCGGCTCGTGGTCGTTCCCGCTCGTCGAGACACCGATCGGGACGTTCTCGTTCACGATTCTGACGAACGCCGTCATCGTCGCGCTCGCGATTCCGCTCCTGCTGGCGATCCGAAACGCCGCATCGGGTCGGATTCGGCGAGAGATGTTCCTCGGCTGGCCAATTGCCTGGGAGCGGCTCCCCGAGACGCCCGGCTGGTTGATGGAAGAACCAAACGGCACCACCAGCCGCGGGCTCGACCTCGACGCCCTGCGGATGTACCTCCGCTGGCGAGGGTGCACACTCGAGAAGCTTCGTACGGACCCCGAACACTATCGCGACCCTGCGACGCTTCCCGCGGAGCCGAATCCGCCGACTGACGGTGCTGTGGCGGTCGAGACGGACGGCGGTGTCAGTGCGGCGGCACCTGAGACGGGGGACGGCGACGCTACTGAGCGTTCCCCACCTGAACCGAACGAAGACGTGCCGTCCGGGGCGACTACGGACGACCCCTGGGGAGCCGAGTCCTTCCTCGAGGATATCGAGGGGACGGCCTACGGTACGACGCCTGACCAACTGCGCGCCGGACTCGAGACGATCACCACGAAGGAGACGGTCTGGATCTCACCCGGGACGCCGTTTCTGGTGCCGATCTTCCTCGGCATGCTGCTCGCGGTGCTCTACGGTGATCTGCTGTTCGGCGTGCTCGGCCTCTTCTAA
- the argC gene encoding N-acetyl-gamma-glutamyl-phosphate reductase: MAVGTDADASTDAATETVTATVIGGSGFTGGELLRLLAGHPNFEIAEVTSRSKAGKSVGSVHPPLRGTDLRFTEPEDLESVDVLFAATPHGVSMGQVDDFFDIAETVVDLSADFRLDTEAQYVEWYDGHDAPEYLEKAEYALPEINRENLAGADLIAGGGCNATATILGLYPLFEHDILDGGEQVVVDVKVGSSEGGAGGGEASSHPERSGVVRPYAPTGHRHEAEIEQFLGTSVAFTCHAVDMVRGASATSHVFPSSPVSKGDLWKAYRGCYEDEPFVRMAAGGSGVYRYPEPKSVAGTNLAEVGFELDPSNKRVVVFSAIDNMMKGSAGQAVHAANVALGFEETAGLEFTGLHPVGAP; encoded by the coding sequence CCGATGCGAGCACAGACGCGGCCACAGAGACCGTCACCGCGACAGTCATCGGCGGCAGTGGCTTCACCGGCGGCGAACTCCTGCGGTTGCTCGCCGGCCACCCGAACTTCGAAATCGCGGAGGTCACCAGCCGTTCGAAGGCCGGCAAGAGCGTCGGCTCCGTCCACCCGCCACTTCGCGGGACGGACCTGCGCTTTACCGAACCCGAGGATCTGGAGAGCGTCGACGTTCTGTTCGCCGCGACGCCACACGGCGTCTCGATGGGACAGGTGGACGACTTCTTCGACATCGCGGAGACGGTGGTCGACCTCTCGGCGGACTTCCGCCTCGACACTGAAGCGCAGTACGTCGAGTGGTACGACGGCCACGACGCGCCGGAGTACCTGGAGAAGGCAGAGTACGCGCTGCCCGAGATCAACCGCGAGAACCTCGCTGGCGCGGACCTCATCGCGGGCGGCGGCTGTAACGCCACCGCGACTATCCTCGGGCTGTACCCGCTGTTCGAGCACGACATCCTCGACGGTGGAGAACAGGTCGTCGTCGACGTGAAGGTCGGCTCCTCCGAAGGCGGTGCGGGCGGCGGCGAGGCTTCGAGCCACCCCGAGCGCTCGGGCGTCGTCCGCCCCTACGCGCCGACGGGCCACCGCCACGAGGCCGAGATCGAGCAGTTCCTCGGCACCTCGGTGGCGTTTACCTGCCACGCCGTGGACATGGTTCGCGGTGCAAGCGCGACGAGTCACGTCTTCCCCAGTTCGCCAGTCTCGAAGGGCGACCTCTGGAAGGCCTATCGTGGCTGCTACGAGGACGAACCGTTCGTCCGCATGGCGGCGGGCGGCTCCGGTGTGTATCGGTATCCGGAACCCAAGTCCGTCGCCGGCACGAACCTCGCCGAGGTCGGGTTCGAACTCGATCCCTCGAACAAACGCGTCGTCGTCTTCTCGGCGATCGACAACATGATGAAGGGCTCGGCGGGACAGGCGGTCCACGCCGCGAACGTTGCGCTCGGCTTCGAGGAGACGGCCGGACTCGAGTTTACGGGACTGCATCCCGTGGGGGCACCATGA
- a CDS encoding acetylglutamate/acetylaminoadipate kinase — protein MTTVVKIGGARAVDPEGALADVASLVEDGEDVVLTHGGSTAVDETLEDLGQDPTYVETPGGVVGRFTDEDTMDVFKMVMPGKLNTDLVERLHNEGVNAVGLSGTDGKLLEGKRKSAVRVKEDGKKKIKRGDHSGTIESVNADLLETILAGGYTPVVSVPVLGREKESAERRSADNSSEQGSRDGGYTAVNADADRAAAAIAGALEADLVVLTDVSGIYEDPDDESTKIDAAATPEAFETVKTAAEGFMTKKVMAAEEALEGGATSVTVASANADDPITSALAGEGTTLEPGVLDDTETADADTTAEPTQ, from the coding sequence ATGACAACCGTCGTCAAGATCGGTGGCGCACGCGCCGTCGATCCCGAAGGCGCACTCGCAGATGTCGCCTCCCTCGTCGAAGACGGAGAGGACGTCGTCCTCACCCACGGTGGCTCGACCGCCGTCGACGAGACACTCGAGGACCTCGGTCAGGACCCAACGTATGTCGAGACGCCCGGCGGTGTCGTCGGTCGCTTTACGGACGAAGACACCATGGACGTCTTCAAGATGGTCATGCCCGGCAAGCTCAACACCGATCTGGTCGAGCGCCTGCACAACGAGGGCGTGAACGCTGTGGGCCTCTCGGGCACTGACGGCAAACTACTCGAAGGCAAGCGCAAGTCGGCCGTCCGCGTCAAGGAGGATGGAAAGAAGAAGATCAAACGTGGCGATCACTCGGGCACGATCGAGTCCGTGAACGCAGACCTACTCGAGACGATCCTCGCGGGCGGCTACACGCCAGTTGTCTCGGTCCCGGTGCTCGGACGCGAAAAAGAGAGCGCGGAACGACGTTCCGCGGATAACTCGAGCGAGCAGGGCTCGCGAGACGGCGGCTATACGGCGGTCAACGCCGACGCCGACCGCGCGGCCGCCGCAATTGCGGGGGCACTCGAGGCCGACCTGGTCGTCCTGACGGACGTCTCGGGCATCTACGAGGACCCCGACGACGAGTCGACGAAGATCGACGCAGCCGCGACGCCCGAAGCGTTCGAGACCGTCAAGACAGCCGCGGAGGGATTCATGACGAAGAAGGTCATGGCAGCCGAGGAGGCCCTGGAAGGCGGCGCGACCTCGGTCACGGTTGCGTCGGCGAACGCGGACGACCCGATCACGAGCGCGCTCGCAGGCGAAGGAACGACACTCGAGCCCGGTGTGCTCGATGACACTGAAACAGCCGATGCGGACACGACAGCGGAGCCAACACAATGA
- the thrC gene encoding threonine synthase, with product MSLSLSADQPAAPADAEDGVWLECIECGETFAPFADVRYTCDECDGLLEVRYDDLPTFEDFAAAADPDQGVWRYADALPLPSGVSIQEGATPLYDVPSLEADLGLEALRIKHEGMNPTGSFKDRGMTVGVAVARELGVDRLACASTGNTSAALAAYGSRGGMETLVLLPAGKVAAGKVAQASLHGARILEVDGNFDACLDIVQELAGQGEAYLLNSLNPFRLEGQKTIGLEILEGFLADYDTVPDRIVLPVGNAGNTSALYKAFRELVQAGALEEDEVPKLVGVQAEGAAPMVEAIENGADEVRRWDDVETRATAIRIGNPVNAPKALPGIRETGGTAISVTDEEITDAQRDLAGEGIGVEPASAASVAGLRKLREEGIVTEDERVACLTTGHLLKDPDAAAAAGREPEPVPAETAGVLDHL from the coding sequence ATGAGTCTCAGTCTCTCTGCCGACCAGCCGGCAGCGCCCGCCGACGCCGAGGACGGTGTCTGGCTCGAGTGCATCGAGTGCGGCGAGACGTTCGCGCCGTTCGCGGACGTCCGCTACACCTGCGACGAGTGCGACGGCCTGCTCGAGGTGCGCTACGACGACCTGCCGACCTTCGAGGACTTCGCGGCCGCCGCGGACCCCGACCAGGGCGTCTGGCGCTACGCCGACGCGCTCCCGCTCCCGTCGGGCGTCTCGATCCAGGAGGGTGCGACGCCGCTGTACGACGTTCCCAGTCTGGAAGCCGATCTAGGACTCGAGGCGCTGCGGATCAAACACGAGGGGATGAACCCGACGGGATCGTTCAAGGACCGCGGCATGACCGTCGGCGTCGCCGTCGCGAGGGAACTCGGCGTCGACCGACTCGCCTGCGCCTCGACGGGCAACACGAGCGCCGCGCTTGCAGCCTACGGCTCCCGCGGCGGGATGGAGACGCTGGTGCTCCTCCCCGCGGGAAAGGTCGCCGCCGGAAAGGTCGCCCAGGCGAGCCTCCACGGCGCACGCATTCTGGAGGTCGACGGCAACTTCGACGCCTGTCTCGACATCGTCCAGGAGTTAGCCGGGCAGGGCGAGGCCTACCTGCTGAACTCGCTGAACCCGTTCCGACTCGAGGGCCAGAAGACCATCGGCCTCGAGATTCTGGAGGGCTTCCTCGCGGACTACGACACGGTTCCGGACCGGATCGTGCTCCCGGTCGGCAACGCCGGCAACACGTCGGCGCTGTACAAGGCCTTCCGCGAACTCGTGCAGGCGGGGGCACTCGAGGAGGACGAGGTTCCGAAACTGGTCGGCGTGCAAGCCGAGGGCGCGGCTCCGATGGTCGAAGCGATCGAGAACGGCGCGGACGAAGTTCGCCGCTGGGACGACGTAGAGACGCGCGCGACGGCGATCCGAATCGGGAACCCGGTCAACGCGCCGAAGGCGTTGCCGGGGATCCGCGAAACTGGTGGCACCGCGATTTCGGTTACCGACGAGGAAATTACCGACGCCCAGCGCGACCTCGCAGGCGAGGGGATCGGCGTCGAGCCGGCCTCTGCAGCCTCCGTCGCGGGCCTCCGAAAGCTTCGCGAGGAGGGGATCGTCACCGAAGACGAACGCGTCGCTTGCCTGACGACGGGCCACCTGCTCAAGGACCCCGACGCGGCGGCCGCTGCGGGTCGCGAGCCAGAGCCGGTGCCGGCCGAGACTGCGGGCGTTCTCGACCACCTCTGA
- the argF gene encoding ornithine carbamoyltransferase, which yields MGDTDANTDADSKISDSQTDASQPRHFLEIDDLSHEELLTVLVRAAEFKRAQQEGTAHEALSGQTLGMIFQKPSTRTRVSFETGMTQLGGHAVFLGEDDIQLGRGEPLKDTSRTLSRYVDAVMARVFRHENIEVLAEHSSVPIINGLTDDAHPCQTLADLLTIREEMGGFENVSVAWVGDGNNVGQSFVIGAAMTDMDVTVATPPGYSMDDAVIDRARELGGDPTVTHDPVEAVTDADIIYTDVWISMGQEDERDVRMDAFEGFQVCSDLLAHAPDASVMHCLPAHRGEEITDEAIESDQSIVFDQAENRLHAQKALLHWLLE from the coding sequence ATGGGAGACACAGACGCAAACACAGACGCAGATTCCAAGATATCCGACTCGCAGACGGACGCATCGCAGCCGAGACACTTCCTCGAAATCGATGACCTCTCGCACGAGGAACTGCTTACGGTCCTCGTTCGAGCGGCGGAGTTCAAGCGAGCCCAGCAGGAGGGGACAGCCCACGAGGCACTCTCCGGCCAGACGCTCGGGATGATCTTCCAGAAGCCGAGTACGCGCACGCGTGTCTCCTTCGAGACGGGAATGACGCAACTCGGTGGGCACGCCGTCTTCCTCGGCGAGGACGACATCCAGCTCGGCCGCGGCGAGCCGCTGAAGGACACCTCGCGAACGCTCTCGCGGTACGTCGACGCCGTGATGGCGCGCGTGTTCAGACACGAGAACATCGAGGTGCTCGCGGAGCACTCGTCGGTCCCGATCATCAACGGGCTCACCGACGACGCCCACCCCTGCCAGACGCTCGCGGATCTGCTGACGATTCGCGAGGAGATGGGTGGCTTCGAGAACGTCTCAGTGGCCTGGGTCGGTGACGGCAACAACGTCGGCCAGTCGTTCGTCATCGGCGCTGCGATGACCGACATGGACGTCACCGTCGCAACGCCACCGGGCTACAGCATGGACGACGCAGTTATCGACCGAGCGCGGGAACTCGGCGGCGATCCGACGGTCACGCACGACCCCGTCGAGGCAGTCACGGACGCCGACATCATCTACACCGACGTCTGGATCAGCATGGGCCAGGAGGACGAGCGCGACGTGCGTATGGATGCCTTCGAGGGCTTCCAGGTCTGTTCGGATCTGCTCGCACACGCCCCCGACGCGTCGGTGATGCACTGTCTGCCGGCCCACCGCGGCGAGGAGATCACGGACGAGGCGATCGAGAGCGACCAGTCGATCGTCTTCGACCAGGCTGAAAATCGCCTGCACGCCCAGAAGGCGCTGTTGCACTGGCTACTCGAGTAA
- a CDS encoding [LysW]-lysine hydrolase, with translation MSSTMTDTDIDSDSDADADTDATAVSTDDARQLLIDLVSTPSPSGEERAAAECLVEFFETYDREVWLDAAGNVRAPADDSVLLTSHIDTVPGEIPVEVEPADETDVEAEVAEETGEDVLWGRGSVDATGPLAAMAAAAVHTGVSFVGVVGEETNSRGARHLVADREAPDAVVNGEPSGTTGITLGYRGFLSGTYVATSESGHTSRPEPNAIQHATNWWTRVESAFKQDEYQPVFERVTTKPVAIDGGVTDDGLSVEATLDAQLRVPPALDIETVRETAEAELEYGTVSWAEPIPPVMESPRTEVARAFRAAIRKEDGEPRLLRKTGTSDMNLYAGAWECPMATYGPGNSDLDHAPDERLSLAEFDQSVAVLSRVATTLTGGED, from the coding sequence ATGAGTTCGACGATGACGGATACAGATATCGACTCTGACTCTGATGCAGACGCCGATACCGACGCTACGGCCGTCTCGACCGACGATGCCCGCCAACTGCTGATCGACCTCGTCTCGACGCCGTCGCCCTCTGGCGAGGAGCGTGCGGCCGCAGAGTGCCTCGTCGAGTTCTTCGAAACCTACGACCGCGAGGTCTGGCTCGATGCTGCTGGCAACGTGCGTGCACCGGCTGACGACTCGGTATTGCTCACCTCGCACATCGACACTGTGCCCGGTGAGATTCCAGTCGAAGTCGAGCCCGCGGACGAGACCGATGTCGAGGCAGAAGTCGCTGAGGAGACCGGCGAAGACGTGCTCTGGGGCCGCGGCAGCGTCGACGCGACGGGACCGCTGGCCGCCATGGCCGCAGCCGCAGTACACACAGGCGTCTCGTTCGTCGGCGTCGTCGGCGAGGAGACCAACTCCCGCGGCGCACGCCATCTCGTCGCGGACCGCGAGGCCCCCGACGCCGTCGTCAACGGCGAACCGAGTGGAACGACGGGCATCACGCTTGGCTACCGCGGCTTCCTCTCGGGAACCTACGTTGCGACCAGCGAGTCCGGCCACACCTCTCGTCCCGAACCGAACGCGATTCAGCACGCGACGAACTGGTGGACGCGCGTCGAATCGGCGTTCAAGCAAGATGAGTACCAACCCGTCTTCGAGCGCGTCACCACCAAACCCGTCGCCATCGACGGCGGCGTCACCGACGACGGCCTCTCCGTCGAGGCCACCCTCGACGCCCAGCTTCGGGTCCCGCCCGCGCTTGACATCGAGACCGTCCGCGAGACTGCAGAGGCCGAACTCGAGTACGGTACCGTCTCGTGGGCCGAGCCGATTCCGCCGGTGATGGAGAGCCCGCGCACCGAAGTCGCTCGCGCGTTCCGTGCGGCGATCCGCAAGGAGGACGGCGAGCCGCGACTCCTGCGCAAGACCGGGACCAGCGACATGAATCTGTACGCCGGCGCGTGGGAGTGTCCGATGGCGACCTACGGTCCCGGTAACTCCGACCTGGATCACGCGCCCGACGAACGCCTTTCGCTTGCCGAATTCGACCAGTCCGTCGCGGTGCTAAGCCGTGTCGCGACGACGCTTACTGGAGGTGAGGACTGA